The genomic segment TTTTTGGATTATATCTAAAAAGTTTTAATAAACTATTTTAATAAAATATTATATAATCAACTCTTTAAAATTTAATCAAAAAGATATAAAATGACAATTGAAGAAGAGCAAATATTTATAGACAAAATCAAAGAGACTATTTTACCTATCGTTATATATATGAAAGAAGAAGAGATAAAAAAAATTATTTTAACCGTAGAAGAGCAAAATGAAAACTTACCAAAAGGTTTTGGAGATATGCTTTTTGAACAGTTGATTATATTAAAATATAATAGATTAGGTAAATAAAATTATGAGAGATTTTATTTCATATAAGAAATCTTTAGAGATTTTAAACAGTATTGATTGTGATAAAATTCCAACTCAAAAACTTTTTATTACAAATGCAATAGGAAGAGTTTTAGCTAAAGATATAGTAGCTGATCACAATAGCCCTGAGTTTCCAACTTCAGGTATGGATGGATATGCTATAAAATTTGAAGATATAAGTAGTGATTTTATAGAAATTATTGATAAAAATCCAGCTGGATTTGTAGTAGAAAAGAGTGTTGAAAATGGTAGTTGTATAAAAACTTTTACAGGTTCACTAATGCCAAAAGGAAGTGATACTTTAGTTCCTATTGAAAATGTGCAAGTAGATGAAAATAAGATAAAAATTATAAAACCAGTTCCTCTTGGTTTTGCCGTTCGAAATATTGGAGAAAATTATAAAAAAGATGAAGTTTTAATCAAAAAAGGTACAATTATTGGTTTTAGTGAAGTTGGAGTTATGGCTTCTTTAAATATTCCTCAAGTTGATGTTTTTTTAAATCCAACTATTGCAGTTGCTAGTACTGGAAGTGAAATTCTAGATTTGGGAGCTACTCAAACAAATGATTCTCAAATAAGAAGCTCAAATCATCTTACACTAGAAGCACTTTTTAAAAGTAACGGCGCCGAAGTTTTACAAATGGGACCAATTATTGATGATATAGATACTATTACAAATTTTTTTGAAAGTTCTCTTCAAAAAGCTGATATTGTTGTAACAACTGGTGGAGTTAGTGTTGGAGATTATGATTTTGTTCAAGATGTAATAAAAGATAGATTAAAAGCAAAGATTTTATTTCATGGTGTTTTGATAAAACCAGGACTTCACATACTTGTAGCTTTAAAAGATGAAAAGATTATCGTAGCACTTCCAGGATTTGCATACTCTTCAACTATTACGGCTATTTTATATGTGTTACCTTTGATTTTTAAGTTTAGAAAAGCAAATCAATCTTTACCAATAGTAAAAGCTAGAATAAATCAAGATTTAAAAAGAACTCAAGATAAAACAATTTTTACAGCTTGTAATGTTGAGTATAAAAATGGTGAATATATTATAGATTTTGTAGGTAAAAAATCTGGAACAAGCGCTATCTTAACAAATATGTTGGGTAATCCAGCACTTTTAATTCAAAATCAAGATAGTCTTGATATAAAATCAGGAGATTTGGTAGATATTCTTTTACTAAACAATTTAAAATAGTGGAAAACAGAAAGATTTTTTATATGCTTCTTGTTGTATCTATGATACTTTGGGGAGCATCTTGGATTAGTACAAAAGTTCTTACAAACTATATAAATGCTTATGAAATGGTATTTTTAAGAATGGGAATATGTTTTATATCTATGGCTCCTATAATATTGTTTACAAATATGAAATTTAAACTAGATTTTAAAACTTTAATTTTGATACTTTTTGCATCTTTTTTTCTAGTTTTATATAGTATTTTTATGTTTTGGGGAGTTGAGCATGGAACTGGAAGTTTAGGTGGAGCTATGGTTCCTTCAATGATTCCAATCATAACATATATTTTTGTAGCAATTTTAAGTAAAAAAACTATTAATTTAAAACACTCTTTTGCTTTGATTTTAGGAGTTTTTGGTGTTTTAAATATGATAAATATATATCAATTTAGTCTTGAAGCTATATTTAGCAAAGATAATATATATTTTATAATAGCATCAACTTTATGGGCAATTATTACTATAATTACTGCTAAATCAATAAAAATAAATGCTTTTGTATTTACAACTTATACTTATATAATCTCTAGTGCTACTTTATATATTTTTTATATTGATAGTTCTATTTTTATGAAAATTTTAGAATTTGATACTGTTTTTTGGTTTAATATGTTTGTAATTACTATTTTAAGTACAACATTTGCAACATCTATTTACTTTTTTGGAGCAGTTAAATATGGAGCAAAAGAGGTTTCTAGTTTTGTATTTTTAGTTCCTGCAAGTGCTATTATAATAGGAAATATTTTCTTAAATGAAAAGATTGAATTTACAACAATTCTTGGTGTTATTTTTGCAATGATTGCAATATATATTCTAAACAATCTAAACTTTTTTAGACTATTTAGAAAAAAGAGTTAAAAAGAGCAATCTTTTAAATTTCCACTATAAAAACCAGTTTTGAGTGCTTCCATTCTTTGATTTGAAGTTCCATGAGTAAATGAATCAGGGATAACATATCCAATAGAGTTTTTTTGTAAAGTATCATCTCCAATAGCACTAGCAGCTTTTAATCCAGCTTCCAAATCACCTTCTTGTATTGAGTCAAAAATAGCTTTTGAATGATATGCCCAAATTCCTGAATAACAATCAGCTTGTAATTCAACTTTTACTTGTAAGGCATTTTGTTGTGTAGGAGAAACATTACTTTTTTCTTTTTGAACTTTATTTAAAGTTCCTAATAAATTTTGTACATGGTGCCCTATTTCATGAGCAATTACATAAGCTTGTGCAAAATCTCCAGGGGCTTTATATTTTTTTGCTAATTCATCAAAAAAAGCTAAATCTAAATATACTTTTTTATCGCTAGGACAATAAAAAGGTCCAATTGCAGAAGATGCAAATCCACAAGCACTTTTAACTGCTCCTCTAAAAAGTACAAGTTTTGCATCTTGATAAGATAAACCATTTTTTATAAAAACTTCTCTCCAAATATCTTCTGTTTGAGCCAAAATAGAACTAACAAAAGCAGC from the Aliarcobacter cryaerophilus ATCC 43158 genome contains:
- the ypfJ gene encoding KPN_02809 family neutral zinc metallopeptidase encodes the protein MRWENNRRSSNIEDKREEKQSFGSSSRGSSIVSLLPLIKSLLGTKIGRIILIIGLVLYFGFGINPLSFFDDGLSNQTQTQKVVNQEYDDRQAAFVSSILAQTEDIWREVFIKNGLSYQDAKLVLFRGAVKSACGFASSAIGPFYCPSDKKVYLDLAFFDELAKKYKAPGDFAQAYVIAHEIGHHVQNLLGTLNKVQKEKSNVSPTQQNALQVKVELQADCYSGIWAYHSKAIFDSIQEGDLEAGLKAASAIGDDTLQKNSIGYVIPDSFTHGTSNQRMEALKTGFYSGNLKDCSF
- a CDS encoding molybdopterin molybdotransferase MoeA; the protein is MRDFISYKKSLEILNSIDCDKIPTQKLFITNAIGRVLAKDIVADHNSPEFPTSGMDGYAIKFEDISSDFIEIIDKNPAGFVVEKSVENGSCIKTFTGSLMPKGSDTLVPIENVQVDENKIKIIKPVPLGFAVRNIGENYKKDEVLIKKGTIIGFSEVGVMASLNIPQVDVFLNPTIAVASTGSEILDLGATQTNDSQIRSSNHLTLEALFKSNGAEVLQMGPIIDDIDTITNFFESSLQKADIVVTTGGVSVGDYDFVQDVIKDRLKAKILFHGVLIKPGLHILVALKDEKIIVALPGFAYSSTITAILYVLPLIFKFRKANQSLPIVKARINQDLKRTQDKTIFTACNVEYKNGEYIIDFVGKKSGTSAILTNMLGNPALLIQNQDSLDIKSGDLVDILLLNNLK
- a CDS encoding DMT family transporter — encoded protein: MLLVVSMILWGASWISTKVLTNYINAYEMVFLRMGICFISMAPIILFTNMKFKLDFKTLILILFASFFLVLYSIFMFWGVEHGTGSLGGAMVPSMIPIITYIFVAILSKKTINLKHSFALILGVFGVLNMINIYQFSLEAIFSKDNIYFIIASTLWAIITIITAKSIKINAFVFTTYTYIISSATLYIFYIDSSIFMKILEFDTVFWFNMFVITILSTTFATSIYFFGAVKYGAKEVSSFVFLVPASAIIIGNIFLNEKIEFTTILGVIFAMIAIYILNNLNFFRLFRKKS